In Oryzihumus leptocrescens, the following are encoded in one genomic region:
- a CDS encoding DUF2127 domain-containing protein — MARGPLRHFDWNLRSCGRHGHETYAPDEEALAQRLHASTPAGDAWRCLRCGDWVLGEPRHRGPADQAPIVLRGRALRDAFVLRFLALERALRGLLLVALAYGVWRFDGSRLALQKVFDSYLPTLRPLADRLGVDLQNAGPVHLIQRAFAASHSTLLLVALGVLAYGALELLEAVGLWLMKRWGEYVAVVGTAVFIPLEVYELVEKVTWLRIAAFALNVFAVVYILWTKRLFGVRGGRAAFDAERHGESLLEVERAAARGETAVAAH, encoded by the coding sequence GTGGCCAGAGGACCCCTGCGGCACTTCGACTGGAACCTGCGCTCCTGCGGGCGGCACGGCCATGAGACGTATGCCCCCGACGAGGAGGCCCTGGCGCAGCGCCTCCACGCGTCGACGCCGGCAGGGGACGCGTGGCGGTGCCTGCGCTGCGGGGACTGGGTCCTGGGCGAGCCCCGCCACCGCGGCCCCGCCGACCAGGCGCCGATCGTCCTGCGTGGCAGGGCCCTGCGGGACGCGTTCGTGCTGCGATTCCTGGCCCTCGAGCGGGCGCTCCGTGGGCTGCTGCTGGTCGCCCTGGCCTACGGCGTCTGGCGCTTCGACGGCTCACGCCTGGCCCTGCAGAAGGTCTTCGACTCCTACCTGCCGACGCTGCGCCCGCTGGCCGACCGGCTGGGGGTGGACCTGCAGAACGCCGGCCCGGTGCACCTGATCCAGCGGGCGTTCGCCGCCTCGCACTCGACGCTGCTGCTCGTCGCCCTCGGCGTCCTGGCCTACGGGGCGCTCGAGCTCCTGGAGGCCGTTGGCCTGTGGCTGATGAAGCGCTGGGGCGAGTACGTCGCGGTCGTCGGCACCGCGGTGTTCATCCCGCTGGAGGTCTACGAGCTGGTCGAGAAGGTCACGTGGCTGCGGATCGCCGCGTTCGCGCTGAACGTCTTCGCCGTCGTCTACATCCTGTGGACCAAGCGCCTGTTCGGCGTCCGCGGTGGACGAGCAGCCTTCGACGCCGAGCGCCACGGCGAGTCGCTGCTGGAGGTCGAGCGGGCCGCGGCGCGGGGCGAGACGGCCGTGGCGGCCCACTGA
- a CDS encoding ABC transporter permease: MTTTAPAPPDVQAGHTAYAPSTWHQLRTLGLAMLRGFMRDRTALFFTFFFPLMFLVVFGLVFSDDKASRQDLGVVGTGALVQQLPKDVFATKTFPTWDKAVAAVRNGDIPAVVRQQGGTVELRYAASDRVKAATIQGILGAVVDRSNVAATGQPPRTTLVSQQVENAELKPIQFLTPGLLSWGIAFSAAFGASMTIVGWRRRQVLRKLRLAPVPVSAIVGARVGVSLLTAFAQAALFFVIASLPVYGLRLDGSAWLCVPLLVAGTLAFLSIGLLVGSIAKTEEAASALANFIVLPMSFLSGTFFDISQAPSWLQTVSQVMPLRHMNDAMIGVLARGQGAGSIVAPMAILLGFAAVVTFIASRFFRWDVD; this comes from the coding sequence ATGACCACCACCGCGCCCGCCCCACCGGACGTCCAGGCGGGCCACACGGCATACGCGCCGTCGACCTGGCACCAGCTGCGCACGCTGGGGCTGGCCATGCTGCGCGGCTTCATGCGGGACCGCACCGCGCTGTTCTTCACGTTCTTCTTCCCGCTGATGTTCCTCGTCGTCTTCGGCCTGGTCTTCAGCGACGACAAGGCGAGCCGGCAGGACCTCGGCGTGGTCGGCACCGGGGCCCTGGTCCAGCAGCTGCCCAAGGACGTGTTCGCGACGAAGACCTTCCCGACGTGGGACAAGGCCGTCGCCGCCGTTCGCAACGGCGACATCCCGGCGGTGGTGCGCCAGCAGGGCGGCACGGTCGAGCTGCGCTACGCGGCGAGCGACCGGGTCAAGGCGGCCACGATCCAGGGGATCCTGGGCGCCGTCGTCGACCGCAGCAACGTCGCCGCCACCGGCCAGCCGCCGAGGACGACGCTGGTGTCCCAGCAGGTGGAGAACGCCGAGCTCAAGCCGATCCAGTTCCTCACGCCGGGGTTGCTGTCGTGGGGCATCGCCTTCTCGGCGGCGTTCGGGGCGTCCATGACGATCGTGGGCTGGCGACGCCGGCAGGTGCTGCGCAAGCTGCGGCTGGCGCCTGTGCCGGTCTCGGCCATCGTCGGGGCGCGGGTGGGGGTCTCGCTGCTGACCGCGTTCGCCCAGGCGGCGCTGTTCTTCGTCATCGCCTCCCTGCCGGTCTACGGGCTGCGCCTCGACGGCTCGGCCTGGCTGTGCGTCCCGCTGCTCGTCGCGGGCACCCTGGCGTTCCTGTCGATCGGGCTGCTCGTGGGCTCGATCGCCAAGACCGAGGAGGCCGCCAGCGCCCTGGCCAACTTCATCGTGCTGCCGATGTCGTTCCTGTCCGGCACGTTCTTCGACATCTCGCAGGCGCCGTCGTGGCTGCAGACGGTCAGCCAGGTGATGCCGCTGCGGCACATGAACGACGCCATGATCGGCGTCCTCGCCCGCGGTCAGGGCGCCGGCTCGATCGTGGCGCCGATGGCGATCCTGCTCGGCTTCGCGGCCGTCGTCACGTTCATCGCCTCGCGGTTCTTCCGCTGGGACGTGGACTGA
- a CDS encoding wax ester/triacylglycerol synthase domain-containing protein, whose amino-acid sequence MTRRMSVQDTLWLNMDRPDNLMTIDCVFWTSTPVTLAQAREALRERMVDRFPTFRSRPVPAPVLGARAAWEPDPDFDLGRHVLPATLPEPGMAGLERFLSEQRGVPLPGDRPLWRAHVVPELDGGSAVVIRLHHAIADGIRLTQVALGLFDGQEPAAATTPRAASPAPGASLLGGLRSLTGAVLDRVPVAGPLARPLADAAGGLAEQALVQADRARHTVAAVTPLLSLPAEVPAAWRGPLGERKSVVWGDPVPLDRVKEVGRRTGGTVNDVLTTWLAGALARYLSARGEEPVPTTWLMPVNLKPFDHNLPETLGNHFAVVPLELPSGQEPLTERIALLQRRTGSLRDSHTAALMYAVQQVGSQTPRPVARFLTDLVANQSVGVLTNVPGPREQVTFAGAPVAGMVAWAPSTSHQPISVSIFSYAGSVVVGFACDERVIPDAPALLQAFQDEVADSLR is encoded by the coding sequence ATGACCCGTCGGATGTCCGTGCAGGACACGCTGTGGCTGAACATGGACCGGCCCGACAACCTCATGACCATCGACTGCGTCTTCTGGACGTCCACGCCGGTGACCCTCGCGCAGGCCCGCGAGGCGCTGCGGGAGCGGATGGTCGACCGGTTCCCGACGTTCCGGTCCCGTCCGGTCCCCGCGCCGGTGCTGGGTGCGAGGGCGGCATGGGAGCCGGACCCGGACTTCGACCTGGGCCGGCACGTCCTGCCGGCCACCCTCCCGGAGCCGGGGATGGCCGGGCTCGAGCGGTTCCTGAGCGAGCAGCGCGGCGTGCCCCTGCCCGGCGACCGTCCGCTCTGGCGCGCCCACGTCGTCCCCGAGCTCGACGGCGGGTCGGCCGTCGTCATCCGGCTGCACCACGCGATCGCCGACGGGATCCGGCTGACCCAGGTCGCCCTCGGCCTCTTCGACGGGCAGGAGCCGGCCGCGGCGACGACGCCCCGCGCGGCCTCTCCGGCGCCCGGGGCCTCGCTGCTCGGGGGCCTGCGCTCCCTCACCGGCGCGGTGCTCGACCGGGTCCCTGTCGCCGGCCCGCTGGCGCGCCCCCTCGCCGACGCCGCCGGAGGGCTAGCGGAGCAGGCCCTGGTGCAGGCCGACCGAGCCCGGCACACCGTCGCGGCGGTGACCCCGCTGCTGTCGCTGCCGGCCGAGGTCCCGGCCGCCTGGCGGGGACCGCTGGGGGAGCGCAAGAGCGTGGTCTGGGGCGACCCGGTGCCGCTGGATCGGGTCAAGGAGGTGGGCCGCCGGACCGGGGGGACCGTCAACGACGTGCTGACCACGTGGCTGGCCGGAGCCCTTGCCCGCTACCTCTCGGCCCGTGGCGAGGAGCCGGTCCCCACGACGTGGCTCATGCCGGTCAACCTCAAGCCGTTCGACCACAACCTGCCCGAGACCCTCGGCAACCACTTCGCGGTGGTCCCGCTGGAGCTGCCCTCGGGGCAGGAGCCGTTGACCGAGCGGATCGCGCTGCTCCAGCGCCGCACCGGCTCGTTGCGCGACTCGCACACCGCGGCCCTGATGTATGCCGTGCAGCAGGTGGGCAGCCAGACCCCGCGCCCGGTTGCGCGGTTCCTCACCGACCTCGTCGCCAACCAGTCGGTGGGGGTGCTCACCAACGTGCCGGGCCCGCGCGAGCAGGTCACCTTCGCCGGAGCGCCGGTGGCCGGGATGGTGGCCTGGGCGCCGTCCACCTCGCACCAGCCGATCTCGGTCAGCATCTTCAGCTACGCCGGCTCGGTGGTGGTGGGCTTCGCCTGCGACGAGCGGGTCATCCCCGACGCGCCGGCGCTGCTGCAGGCCTTCCAGGACGAGGTGGCCGACTCCCTGCGCTGA
- a CDS encoding glycoside hydrolase family 15, producing MVSAAGVVTLLLTAVLVGLNPGPAPAQPRLATGPGWTRGWRPGDDAAGDEAWLAGGTVPGEGRRWQPMVRTALLDLHRLTRPDGAVAAGPVNGWNYVWPRDTAFVAAALAHAGHVRDAEQALRFLERVQLPDGGFQARYLLDGSGPPDRRLRQSDGAGWALWSLEQVSRVSGRSATAASLRPLLDDSTRFVLAVTDDGRRLPQPSPDYWEVPVSRTTLGTVAPLLAGLRASHRLYASLGETAAAQRSGTAADRLAAALAPQFGGRFDRFGQYGGLDAAVCFLMPPFAATATPAVQRRWNDYQEQALRPAGGLAPGTAWKQDGISWTPETSLVAYTAAMTGRTRLAEHWMDWLQGHRTSWGSLPEKVLGSGAPAGPAPLAWTSALVVLTAAGLPTGAVGEQPQDRHRGTTNPGRA from the coding sequence ATGGTCTCCGCAGCGGGCGTGGTCACGCTGCTCCTGACGGCCGTTCTCGTGGGCCTCAACCCCGGACCAGCGCCGGCACAGCCGCGGCTGGCCACGGGACCGGGATGGACCAGGGGCTGGCGCCCGGGCGACGACGCGGCCGGCGACGAGGCGTGGCTCGCCGGCGGCACCGTGCCCGGGGAGGGGCGACGGTGGCAGCCCATGGTGCGCACGGCGCTGCTCGACCTGCACCGCCTGACCCGGCCGGACGGTGCCGTCGCAGCCGGACCGGTCAACGGGTGGAACTACGTCTGGCCACGCGACACCGCCTTCGTCGCCGCCGCGCTGGCCCACGCCGGACACGTGCGGGACGCGGAGCAGGCGCTGCGCTTCCTGGAACGCGTGCAGCTGCCGGATGGCGGCTTCCAGGCCCGCTACCTGCTCGACGGCAGCGGCCCGCCCGACCGGCGGCTTCGCCAGTCCGACGGTGCGGGTTGGGCGCTCTGGTCCCTGGAGCAGGTGTCCCGGGTCAGCGGCCGCTCCGCCACCGCAGCGTCGCTGCGACCGCTGCTGGACGACTCGACCCGTTTCGTCCTGGCCGTCACCGACGATGGGCGACGCCTGCCGCAGCCCTCGCCCGACTACTGGGAGGTGCCGGTGTCGCGCACCACCCTGGGCACGGTCGCGCCGCTGCTGGCGGGCCTGCGAGCCAGCCATCGCCTCTATGCCTCCCTGGGGGAGACCGCGGCCGCGCAGCGATCGGGCACGGCGGCGGACCGGTTGGCTGCGGCGCTGGCGCCGCAGTTCGGCGGCCGCTTCGACCGCTTCGGGCAGTACGGCGGCCTCGACGCCGCCGTGTGCTTCCTCATGCCACCGTTCGCCGCTACCGCGACACCGGCCGTGCAGCGGCGGTGGAACGACTACCAGGAGCAGGCCCTGCGTCCGGCCGGGGGGCTGGCGCCCGGCACGGCGTGGAAGCAGGACGGGATCTCGTGGACCCCGGAGACCTCGCTGGTGGCCTACACCGCGGCCATGACCGGGCGCACCCGGCTGGCCGAGCACTGGATGGACTGGCTGCAGGGGCACCGCACGTCCTGGGGGAGCCTGCCCGAGAAGGTGCTGGGCAGTGGCGCGCCGGCCGGGCCGGCCCCGCTGGCCTGGACCTCCGCCCTGGTGGTGCTCACCGCGGCCGGGCTGCCGACCGGCGCGGTCGGAGAGCAGCCACAGGACCGCCACCGCGGCACGACGAACCCCGGCCGGGCCTGA
- a CDS encoding GNAT family N-acetyltransferase, whose translation MLIRQVDVHDDAELGQAHAVLDAALRFERPYAPPWPLRELAVDLRNPAPGEWMGAWAAWEEHAVVGMAWVWESLVDNTDKSWLQVCVDPRHRGRGVGSALAEQVVACCAGAGRTVLLTESAYPEAAAADHGYRRFAERHGFRLASTEVHRVLDLPVADRRLDELAAAAAPRHTAYRLETFAGDVPEELLPSLCHVRNHLAVDAPTGEIDYEPEAETPELYREREVRLREQGRVRLTTLAMAPGGEVVAYTDLAVTPDEPEHVHQWGTMVRRDHRGHRLGLGLKVGNLQALQRSWPGARLVHTGNADVNAHMIGINEALGFRVVELLPEFQRRLEL comes from the coding sequence GTGCTGATCCGTCAGGTGGACGTCCACGACGACGCCGAGCTCGGCCAGGCCCACGCGGTCCTGGACGCCGCCCTGCGCTTCGAGCGGCCGTACGCCCCGCCGTGGCCGCTGCGGGAGCTCGCCGTCGACCTGCGCAACCCTGCGCCGGGGGAGTGGATGGGCGCCTGGGCGGCCTGGGAGGAGCACGCCGTCGTCGGCATGGCGTGGGTCTGGGAGTCACTGGTCGACAACACCGACAAGAGCTGGCTGCAGGTCTGCGTCGACCCGCGGCACCGCGGCCGGGGCGTGGGCTCGGCCCTGGCCGAGCAGGTCGTCGCCTGCTGTGCCGGGGCCGGTCGCACGGTCCTGCTCACCGAGTCGGCCTACCCCGAGGCCGCGGCCGCCGACCACGGCTACCGCCGCTTCGCCGAGCGTCACGGCTTCCGCCTGGCCAGCACCGAGGTCCACCGGGTCCTCGACCTGCCCGTCGCGGACCGGCGCCTGGACGAGCTTGCCGCCGCGGCGGCACCCCGCCACACGGCATACCGGCTGGAGACGTTCGCCGGGGACGTGCCCGAGGAGCTGCTGCCCTCCCTGTGCCACGTGCGCAACCACCTCGCGGTCGACGCGCCCACGGGCGAGATCGACTACGAGCCCGAGGCGGAGACGCCGGAGCTGTACCGGGAGCGGGAGGTGCGGCTGCGCGAGCAGGGCCGGGTGCGGCTGACCACGCTGGCGATGGCACCGGGCGGTGAGGTGGTCGCCTACACCGACCTCGCCGTGACCCCGGACGAGCCGGAGCACGTGCACCAGTGGGGCACCATGGTCCGCCGCGACCACCGGGGGCACCGGCTGGGCCTGGGCCTGAAGGTCGGCAACCTGCAGGCCCTGCAACGGTCCTGGCCGGGGGCTCGCCTGGTCCACACCGGCAACGCCGATGTCAACGCGCACATGATCGGCATCAACGAGGCGCTCGGCTTCCGGGTCGTCGAGCTGCTCCCGGAGTTCCAGCGGCGGCTCGAGCTCTGA
- the meaB gene encoding methylmalonyl Co-A mutase-associated GTPase MeaB — protein MASRPVDVPALVESARAGSPRAVARLISLVEDGHPALREVMAALAPHTGRAHVIGITGSPGVGKSTSTNALVGAFRARGQRVGVLAVDPSSPFSGGALLGDRVRMQDHALDPEVYIRSMASRGHLGGLSWTTPQALRVLDAAGCEVILVETVGVGQSEVEVAGLADTTIVLLAPGMGDGIQAAKAGILEIGDLFVVNKADRDGADATVRDIRHMISLGDRTEPNLWRPPVVKTVAAQGEGVDEVMESIDKHFAWMESTGVLRERRVRRAGDEIEAIALQALRQRMGDLRHGNGVDELAAQVVDGSTDPYAAADQVVAALT, from the coding sequence ATGGCATCGCGCCCCGTTGACGTGCCCGCCCTGGTCGAGTCGGCCAGGGCGGGTTCGCCGCGTGCCGTCGCGCGGCTGATCTCCCTGGTCGAGGACGGCCACCCCGCGCTGCGGGAGGTGATGGCCGCCCTGGCCCCGCACACCGGCCGGGCGCACGTCATCGGGATCACCGGCAGCCCCGGCGTGGGCAAGTCGACCTCGACCAACGCGCTCGTGGGGGCCTTCCGCGCCCGCGGGCAGCGGGTGGGCGTGCTCGCCGTGGACCCGTCCTCGCCGTTCTCCGGCGGGGCACTGCTCGGTGACCGGGTGCGCATGCAGGACCATGCGCTCGACCCCGAGGTCTACATCCGGTCGATGGCCAGCCGCGGCCACCTCGGCGGCCTGTCGTGGACGACCCCGCAGGCGCTGCGGGTGCTGGACGCCGCCGGCTGCGAGGTGATCCTCGTCGAGACCGTCGGGGTGGGCCAGAGCGAGGTCGAGGTCGCCGGGCTGGCCGACACGACCATCGTGCTGCTGGCACCCGGGATGGGTGACGGCATCCAGGCCGCCAAGGCCGGCATCCTGGAGATCGGTGACCTGTTCGTCGTCAACAAGGCCGACCGCGACGGCGCCGACGCGACGGTGCGCGACATCCGCCACATGATCAGCCTCGGCGACCGCACCGAGCCCAACCTGTGGCGGCCCCCGGTCGTCAAGACCGTTGCGGCACAAGGCGAAGGTGTCGACGAGGTCATGGAGTCGATCGACAAGCACTTCGCCTGGATGGAGTCCACCGGGGTGTTGCGCGAGCGACGGGTGCGCCGCGCGGGCGACGAGATCGAGGCGATCGCGCTGCAGGCCCTGCGCCAGCGGATGGGCGACCTGCGCCACGGCAACGGCGTCGACGAGCTCGCCGCGCAGGTCGTCGACGGCAGCACCGACCCCTACGCCGCCGCCGACCAGGTCGTCGCCGCGCTCACGTGA
- the mce gene encoding methylmalonyl-CoA epimerase, which translates to MSALPTHLFTAIDHVGVAVPDLDEAIAFYRDTYGMALAHEEVNEEQGVREAMMAVGESGSCIQLLAPLSPASTIAKFLERSGPGMQQLAYRVEDIDAVCRVLRERGLRLLYDVPKRGTSNSRVNFIHPKDAGGILVELVEPATGSGH; encoded by the coding sequence ATGTCAGCCCTCCCGACGCACCTGTTCACGGCCATCGACCACGTCGGCGTGGCCGTCCCCGACCTCGACGAGGCCATCGCGTTCTACCGCGACACCTACGGCATGGCGCTGGCCCACGAGGAGGTCAACGAGGAGCAGGGGGTGCGCGAGGCGATGATGGCCGTCGGCGAGTCCGGCTCCTGCATCCAGCTGCTCGCGCCGCTGTCCCCCGCCTCGACGATCGCCAAGTTCCTCGAGCGCTCCGGCCCGGGCATGCAGCAGCTCGCCTACCGGGTCGAGGACATCGACGCCGTATGCCGGGTGCTCCGGGAGCGTGGGCTGCGGCTGCTCTACGACGTGCCCAAGCGGGGGACGTCGAACAGCCGGGTCAACTTCATCCACCCCAAGGACGCCGGCGGCATCCTCGTCGAGCTGGTCGAGCCCGCGACGGGCTCCGGCCACTGA
- a CDS encoding acetyl-CoA C-acetyltransferase yields the protein MSTDRPTSVIVAGARTPMGRLLGSLKGFSGADLGGIAIKGALDKAGVSGDQVDYVIMGQVLQAGAGQIPARQAAVKAGIPMTVPALTINKVCLSGIDAIALADQLIRAGEFEVVVAGGQESMTNAPHLLEKSREGFKYGDVTMRDHMAFDGLWDAFTDQAMGLLTEQANTGEQQFTREQQDEFSARSHQLAAKAWKDGLFDDEVVPVSIPQRKGDPIEFKSDEGIRADTTAESLGKLRPAFSKDGTITAGSASQISDGAAAVVVMSRAKAQELGLSWIAEIGAHGVVAGPDSSLQSQPARAIALACEKEGITPADLDLVEINEAFAAVGLASTQELGIDPEIVNVNGGAIALGHPIGMSGARIALHLALELKRRGGGVGAAALCGGGGQGDALIVRVPQA from the coding sequence ATGAGCACGGACCGTCCCACTTCAGTCATCGTCGCCGGCGCGCGGACCCCGATGGGTCGCCTGCTCGGCTCGCTGAAGGGCTTCTCGGGCGCGGACCTCGGCGGGATCGCGATCAAGGGCGCGCTGGACAAGGCCGGGGTCAGCGGTGACCAGGTCGACTACGTGATCATGGGCCAGGTGCTCCAGGCCGGCGCCGGCCAGATCCCCGCCCGTCAGGCCGCGGTCAAGGCCGGCATCCCGATGACCGTCCCGGCGCTGACCATCAACAAGGTCTGCCTCTCCGGCATCGACGCGATCGCGCTGGCCGACCAGCTGATCCGCGCCGGCGAGTTCGAGGTCGTCGTGGCCGGTGGCCAGGAGTCGATGACCAATGCCCCGCACCTGCTCGAGAAGTCGCGCGAGGGCTTCAAGTACGGCGACGTCACCATGCGAGACCACATGGCCTTCGACGGCCTGTGGGACGCCTTCACCGACCAGGCGATGGGGCTGCTGACCGAGCAGGCCAACACCGGTGAGCAGCAGTTCACCCGCGAGCAGCAGGACGAGTTCTCCGCCCGCAGCCACCAGCTGGCGGCGAAGGCCTGGAAGGACGGGCTGTTCGACGACGAGGTCGTGCCGGTCTCCATCCCGCAGCGCAAGGGCGACCCGATCGAGTTCAAGTCCGACGAGGGCATCCGGGCCGACACGACCGCGGAGTCCCTGGGCAAGCTGCGTCCCGCCTTCAGCAAGGACGGCACGATCACGGCCGGCTCCGCCTCGCAGATCTCCGACGGCGCCGCCGCCGTGGTCGTCATGAGCAGGGCCAAGGCCCAGGAGCTCGGCCTGTCCTGGATCGCCGAGATCGGTGCCCACGGCGTGGTCGCCGGCCCCGACTCCTCGCTGCAGAGCCAGCCGGCCCGGGCCATCGCGCTGGCCTGCGAGAAGGAGGGCATCACGCCCGCCGACCTCGACCTGGTCGAGATCAACGAGGCGTTCGCCGCGGTCGGCCTGGCCTCCACCCAGGAGCTGGGCATCGACCCCGAGATCGTCAACGTCAACGGCGGGGCGATCGCCCTCGGCCACCCGATCGGCATGTCCGGTGCGCGGATCGCGCTGCACCTGGCCCTCGAGCTCAAGCGCCGCGGCGGCGGGGTCGGCGCGGCGGCGCTGTGTGGTGGCGGCGGGCAGGGCGACGCCCTGATCGTCCGCGTCCCGCAGGCCTGA
- a CDS encoding ABC transporter ATP-binding protein, with protein sequence MTEPGAGLMDRPRAGAATAIEVEDLVKRYGDTTAVDGVSFSVRRGEFFGILGPNGAGKTTTLEMVEGIREPDAGRVSVLGESPWPRNPRLLPRLGVQLQASAFFDKLTAREQIRSFGSLYGVPASRADEMLEVVGLTDKADTRDEKLSGGQRQRLSIACALVHEPEVVFLDEPTAALDPQARRNLWDLLRLIQQRGTTVVYTTHYLDEAEALCDRVAIMDAGRVLALDTPAALVRGLHAATRVALPEAGLPEAEARQLPGADEVRAGQGETVIATRNPATLIQALAERHRLDGVSVRTATLEDVFLHLTGREYRA encoded by the coding sequence ATGACGGAACCGGGGGCCGGATTGATGGACCGGCCGCGCGCCGGCGCGGCCACCGCGATCGAGGTCGAGGACCTCGTCAAGCGGTACGGCGACACCACGGCCGTGGACGGGGTGTCCTTCAGCGTCCGGCGGGGGGAGTTCTTCGGCATCCTCGGGCCCAACGGCGCCGGCAAGACGACCACGCTGGAGATGGTCGAGGGCATCCGCGAGCCGGACGCCGGTCGGGTCAGCGTGCTGGGGGAGAGCCCCTGGCCGCGCAACCCGCGCCTGCTGCCCCGGCTGGGCGTGCAGCTGCAGGCCTCGGCCTTCTTCGACAAGCTCACGGCGCGTGAGCAGATCCGCTCCTTCGGCTCGCTCTACGGCGTCCCGGCCTCCCGGGCCGACGAGATGCTCGAAGTCGTCGGCCTGACGGACAAGGCCGACACCCGCGACGAGAAGCTCTCCGGCGGCCAGCGGCAGCGGCTCTCGATCGCCTGCGCCCTGGTGCACGAGCCGGAGGTCGTCTTCCTCGACGAGCCCACCGCGGCACTGGACCCGCAGGCCCGGCGCAACCTGTGGGACCTGCTGCGGCTGATCCAGCAGCGGGGCACCACCGTCGTCTACACCACCCACTACCTCGACGAGGCCGAGGCGCTGTGCGACCGGGTCGCGATCATGGACGCCGGGCGCGTCCTGGCCCTGGACACCCCGGCCGCGCTGGTCCGCGGCCTGCACGCCGCGACCCGGGTGGCGCTGCCGGAGGCCGGCCTGCCCGAGGCCGAGGCGCGCCAGCTGCCCGGTGCCGACGAGGTCCGTGCCGGCCAGGGCGAGACGGTGATCGCCACCCGCAACCCCGCGACCCTCATCCAGGCGCTCGCCGAGCGCCACCGCCTCGACGGGGTGAGCGTCCGCACGGCCACCCTCGAGGACGTCTTCCTGCACCTGACCGGACGGGAGTACCGCGCATGA
- a CDS encoding polysaccharide deacetylase family protein gives MRRRDLLTGAGGAAAGALGLFAADRAAAAPESAHLPFYGGYASGVRPDLSAPHAASGAVVWSGQTTTRRVALTFDDGPMPDWTPRVLEALARHDVPATFFVKGINVRRHGAIHRESVGRHEIGNHTWDHPDLARLDHAACTDQLKRTTAEIEDAYGVHPTLFRPPYGHLAGSSLLAAAEQRLTTVLWSAQMRENLYVQHPEGITGYIRSVVRPGSVVLAHDTGPADRLVTVDHLDAIITGLKADGYELTTVSALCGLTGSTAHG, from the coding sequence ATGAGGCGACGAGACCTGCTGACCGGCGCCGGCGGAGCTGCCGCGGGGGCGTTGGGGCTGTTCGCGGCGGACCGCGCCGCCGCCGCCCCGGAGAGCGCGCACCTGCCGTTCTACGGCGGCTACGCCTCCGGCGTCCGGCCCGACCTGTCCGCCCCGCACGCCGCCTCAGGGGCCGTGGTCTGGTCCGGGCAGACCACGACGCGCCGGGTCGCGCTGACCTTTGACGACGGGCCCATGCCCGACTGGACCCCGCGCGTGCTCGAGGCGCTGGCCCGGCACGACGTCCCGGCGACGTTCTTCGTCAAGGGCATCAACGTGCGCCGGCACGGGGCCATCCACCGCGAGTCCGTCGGCCGGCACGAGATCGGCAACCACACCTGGGACCATCCCGACCTCGCGAGGCTCGACCACGCCGCCTGCACCGACCAGCTGAAGCGGACCACCGCCGAGATCGAGGACGCCTACGGGGTGCACCCGACCCTGTTCCGCCCGCCGTACGGGCACCTCGCCGGGTCCTCGCTGCTCGCCGCCGCCGAGCAGCGGCTCACCACGGTGCTCTGGAGCGCCCAGATGCGCGAGAACCTCTACGTCCAGCACCCCGAGGGCATCACCGGCTACATCCGCAGCGTGGTGCGCCCGGGGTCGGTGGTCCTCGCCCACGACACCGGTCCCGCGGACCGTCTGGTGACCGTCGACCACCTCGACGCGATCATCACCGGGCTGAAGGCCGACGGCTACGAGCTGACGACGGTCTCGGCCCTGTGCGGGCTGACCGGCTCCACCGCCCACGGCTGA